One segment of Enterobacter ludwigii DNA contains the following:
- the ycjG gene encoding L-Ala-D/L-Glu epimerase, whose protein sequence is MRSVKVYEEAWPLHTPFVISRGSRSEASVVVVEIEEDGIKGVGECTPYPRYGESLASVMALIMTLVPDLEKGLTREALQQRIPAGAARNAIDCALWSLEAAKQQTSLTTLLGVTLPTSVVTAQTVVIGEPEHMAASAKALFDAGATLLKVKLDDRLISERMVAIRSAVPTATLIVDANESWHPEGLAARCQLLADLGVAMLEQPLPAQDDAALKNFIHPLPICADESCHTRDSLVELQGRYEMVNIKLDKTGGLTEALALAEQAQAQGFSIMLGCMLCTSRAINAALPLVNHVSFADLDGPTWLAVDVSPALTFTSGVLHF, encoded by the coding sequence ATGAGAAGCGTTAAGGTCTATGAAGAAGCCTGGCCATTGCATACCCCGTTTGTGATCTCCCGCGGCAGTCGAAGCGAAGCCAGTGTGGTCGTGGTGGAGATAGAAGAGGACGGCATTAAGGGCGTCGGCGAATGCACGCCGTACCCGCGCTATGGCGAAAGTCTGGCGTCGGTGATGGCACTTATCATGACGCTCGTTCCCGATCTGGAAAAAGGGCTCACCCGCGAGGCGCTACAGCAGCGTATACCCGCCGGCGCGGCGCGTAATGCGATTGACTGCGCACTCTGGAGCCTGGAGGCTGCCAAACAGCAAACCTCGCTGACGACGCTGCTAGGCGTCACGTTGCCGACATCGGTTGTCACGGCGCAAACGGTGGTGATTGGCGAGCCTGAACACATGGCCGCCAGCGCAAAAGCACTCTTTGATGCGGGGGCGACGCTGTTAAAGGTGAAGCTTGACGATCGTCTGATCAGCGAGCGTATGGTCGCTATCCGCTCGGCAGTCCCGACAGCCACGTTAATTGTGGATGCGAATGAGTCATGGCATCCCGAAGGCCTTGCCGCACGATGTCAGCTGCTGGCCGACCTGGGCGTAGCCATGCTGGAACAGCCTCTGCCGGCACAGGATGATGCGGCGCTGAAGAATTTTATCCACCCGCTGCCTATCTGCGCGGATGAAAGCTGCCATACGCGCGATAGCCTGGTTGAACTGCAGGGTCGTTACGAGATGGTCAATATCAAGCTCGACAAGACCGGCGGGCTGACAGAGGCGCTGGCGCTGGCAGAACAGGCGCAGGCTCAGGGGTTTTCAATCATGCTGGGATGTATGCTGTGTACATCCCGGGCGATCAACGCGGCGCTGCCGCTGGTAAATCATGTCAGTTTTGCCGATCTTGATGGCCCGACATGGCTGGCGGTTGACGTTTCACCGGCACTGACGTTTACCAGCGGCGTCCTTCATTTTTGA
- the tpx gene encoding thiol peroxidase, which produces MSQLVHFQGNPVTVAGSIPQAGSKAQAFTLVAKDLSDVTLSQFAGKRKVLNIFPSIDTGVCAASVRKFNQLATEMDNTVVLCISADLPFAQSRFCGAEGLSNVITLSTLRSPDFLENYGVSIAEGPLKGLAARAVLVIDENDNVVFSELVNEITTEPDYTAALDVLKA; this is translated from the coding sequence ATGTCACAACTCGTTCATTTCCAGGGCAACCCGGTTACTGTTGCAGGTTCCATTCCACAGGCTGGCAGCAAAGCACAGGCTTTTACTCTGGTGGCTAAAGATCTGTCTGACGTCACACTGTCTCAGTTTGCTGGCAAACGCAAAGTCCTGAACATTTTCCCAAGCATCGACACCGGCGTCTGTGCTGCATCCGTGCGCAAATTCAACCAGCTGGCGACGGAAATGGATAACACCGTTGTGCTGTGTATTTCTGCCGACCTGCCGTTCGCCCAGTCCCGTTTCTGCGGTGCTGAAGGTCTGAGCAACGTCATTACCCTCTCCACCCTGCGCAGCCCGGATTTCCTGGAAAACTACGGCGTGAGCATCGCGGAAGGCCCACTGAAAGGCCTGGCAGCGCGCGCTGTACTGGTTATCGATGAAAATGACAACGTCGTCTTCAGCGAACTGGTTAACGAAATCACCACCGAGCCGGATTACACTGCCGCGCTGGACGTGTTGAAAGCATAA